One Corynebacterium efficiens YS-314 DNA segment encodes these proteins:
- the rpsH gene encoding 30S ribosomal protein S8: MTMTDPIADMLSRVRNANNAHHDTVSMPSSKLKANIAEILKQEGYIESYTVEDAKVGKTLTLELKYTGNRVRSIAGLRRVSKPGLRVYAKSTNLPQVLGGLGVAIISTSQGLLTDRQATEKGVGGEVLAYVW, from the coding sequence ATGACCATGACTGATCCCATTGCCGACATGCTGTCGCGCGTGCGCAACGCAAACAATGCGCACCACGACACCGTGTCGATGCCATCCTCCAAGCTCAAGGCGAACATCGCCGAGATCCTGAAGCAGGAAGGCTACATCGAAAGCTACACCGTCGAGGACGCCAAGGTCGGCAAGACCCTGACCCTCGAGCTGAAGTACACCGGCAACCGCGTGCGTTCCATCGCCGGTCTGCGTCGTGTCTCCAAGCCGGGTCTCCGCGTGTACGCCAAGTCCACCAATCTGCCACAGGTCCTGGGCGGCCTGGGCGTGGCCATCATCTCCACGTCCCAGGGCCTCCTGACCGACCGTCAGGCTACCGAGAAGGGCGTAGGCGGAGAAGTTCTCGCCTACGTCTGGTAA